From Triticum urartu cultivar G1812 chromosome 2, Tu2.1, whole genome shotgun sequence, a single genomic window includes:
- the LOC125540336 gene encoding uncharacterized protein LOC125540336 has product MVEPSRSAGAKSSTTTTTVRKKKLTATSPATPKPDKEKPADQGGKKQQSSHGSSATAAAADSPSYRLALRSLFSCRNSHAAQHQQHNQRAAQPQPAPAPADDASSRRCKKKSKKQTQLGCSASICKLRDASPRRVTLHRPPAEEEPPSGAATGAGEPCKRRASVSGAGERRVKKPLQQPQQGQGQNEAAGAVVVGSSSRHWGSSTASSSSSTAGGGGSSFRLRRLSGCYECHMVVDPAGGGTSMRAAIFPCPDCGDVFVRAESLHLHQATRHAVSELGPEDTSRNIIEIIFQSSWLKKQSPVCAVDRILKVHNAPATLARFEAYRDAVKARARGPGAGRCTADGNELLRFHCAALACSLGAGGATHLCDGAGNSSCAACGIVRDGFKFRAPGVRTMATSGRAHDDAVAVGGEEGEGGGGERRRAMLVCRVIAGRVKRRCEGAAETAGKEEADASPSADAEAEEEYDSVAGTAGVYSSLDELEVFNPTAILPCFVVVYKA; this is encoded by the exons ATGGTGGAACCGAGCAGATCAGCCGGTGCCAagagctccaccaccaccacaaccGTGAGGAAGAAGAAGCTGACGGCAACATCACCAGCCACCCCCAAGCCGGATAAGGAGAAGCCGGCGGATCAGGGCGGCAAGAAGCAGCAGAGCAGCCATGGCAGCTCTGCAACTGCTGCGGCTGCGGACAGCCCTTCCTACAGGCTGGCTCTCAGGAGCCTCTTCTCCTGCCGGAACAGCCACGCGGCGCAGCACCAGCAGCACAACCAGCGCGCCGCTCAACCGcagccggcgccggcgccggcagATGACGCCTCTAGCAGGAGGTGCAAGAAGAAGTCCAAGAAGCAGACGCAGCTCGGCTGCTCCGCCTCCATCTGCAAGCTCCGGGACGCCAGCCCCCGCCGGGTCACGCTGCACCGCCCGCCCGCCGAGGAGGAGCCGCCCTCCGGCGCCGCGACCGGAGCAGGCGAGCCGTGCAAGCGCCGGGCGTCGGTGAGCGGTGCCGGCGAGCGGCGGGTGAAGAAGCCCCTGCAGCAGCCGCAGCAGGGGCAGGGACAGAACGAGGCGGCGGGCGCCGTGGTGGTGGGCTCGTCGTCGAGGCACTGGGGGTCTTCCACggcgtcctcgtcctcgtccacggctggcggcggcgggtcGTCGTTCCGACTGCGCAGGCTGTCCGGGTGCTACGAGTGCCACATGGTGGTGGACCCCGCCGGCGGGGGCACCTCCATGCGCGCCGCCATCTTCCCCTGCCCCGACTGCGGCGACGTCTTCGTCCGCGCCGAGAGCCTCCACCTCCACCAGGCCACCCGCCACGCAG TGTCTGAGCTGGGGCCGGAGGACACGAGCCGGAACATCATCGAGATCATCTTCCAGTCGAGCTGGCTCAAGAAGCAGAGCCCGGTGTGCGCCGTGGACCGCATCCTCAAGGTGCACAACGCGCCGGCCACCCTCGCCCGCTTCGAGGCCTACCGCGACGCCGTCAAGGCCAGGGCGCGCGGCCCGGGCGCCGGCCGCTGCACCGCCGACGGCAACGAGCTGCTCCGCTTTCACTGCGCCGCGCTCGCGTGCTCCCTCGGCGCGGGGGGCGCCACCCACCTCTGCGACGGCGCCGGCAACTCCTCCTGCGCCGCGTGTGGGATCGTTCGGGACGGGTTCAAGTTCAGGGCGCCCGGGGTCCGCACCATGGCCACCAGCGGGCGCGCGCACGACGATGCCGTGGCCGTGGgtggggaggagggggagggcggCGGAGGAGAGCGGCGCAGGGCCATGCTCGTGTGCCGGGTCATCGCCGGCAGGGTGAAGCGCCGCTGCGAGGGCGCGGCGGAGACGGCGGGCAAGGAGGAGGCGGACGCGTCGCCGTCGGCGGATGCAGAAGCAGAGGAGGAGTATGACTCGGTGGCGGGGACGGCGGGGGTGTACTCGAGCCTGGACGAGCTGGAGGTGTTCAACCCAACGGCCATTCTCCCCTGCTTTGTCGTCGTCTACAAGGCTTGA